The following are from one region of the Camelus dromedarius isolate mCamDro1 chromosome 34, mCamDro1.pat, whole genome shotgun sequence genome:
- the SPA17 gene encoding sperm surface protein Sp17 — MSIPFSNTHYRIPQGFGNLLEGLTREILREQPDNIPAFAAAYFENLLEKREKTNFDPAEWGTKVDDRFYNNHAFKEQEPPEKCPPGKEKSQTSMKEETSLKSSEEDKDKQKAAVKIQAAFRGHLARQEVKKMKLGDGQENKRQESK; from the exons ATGTCGATTCCATTCTCCAACACCCACTACCGAATTCCACAAGGATTTGGGAATCTTCTTGAAGGGCTGACACGCGAGATTCTGAGGGAGCAACCGGACAATATACCGGCTTTTGCAGCAGCATATTTTGAGAATCTTCTAGAGAAAAGAGAGA aaACCAACTTTGATCCAGCAGAGTGGGGGACTAAGGTAGACGACCGCTTCTATAACAATCATGCATTCAAG GAGCAAGAACCACCTGAGAAGTGTCCGCCTGGAAAAGAAAAGTCTCAGACATCTATGAAAGAGGAGACATCCTTA AAATCTTCTGAAGAAGACAAGGACAAACAGAAGGCTGCTGTCAAAATCCAAGCAGCCTTCCGGGGACACTTAGCCAGACAGgaggtaaagaaaatgaaattgggtGATggtcaagaaaacaaaagacaggaAAGCAAGTGA